The Psychrobacillus sp. FSL K6-2836 nucleotide sequence AATCCGTATTGCAAGTTAAACGTATGGTTATAACGTTTTGCAATAGCTTGAAGCACCTTTACCGCTGCTTCTGTTACTTCCGGCCCGATTCCATCTCCCGGTAATACCGTTATCGTTTTTTCCATCTCATTCACTCCCATTTTTTTGTTTACACTTATTGTCCTACTGCTGCTTGTTCTTTTATTTGAACGTTTACTAATTGACGGTTGATAGCGTTGATGTATGCTCTTGCAGATGCTTTCAATACATCCTGAGAAGCATTGCGACCAGATGATGTTTTGCCGTTGAAGGTTAAGTTGATAACTGCTTCACCAAGTGCATCGCGACCTTTGGATACAGATGAAACACGATAGTCTAAAATACGAACTTCACCTTTTACGATTTTTTCCAATGTATTGAAAATGGCTTCTACTGCACCTGAACCTGCGCAGGTTTCCACTACTTTTTCACCGGATGGCACTTTTACAGTAATCGTAGAGGTCGGAACATTGTTTTCATAATGAATGATCAATTCCTCTAATTCATACACTTCCACTTCTCCACTTTTCACCTGTTGGTCGGTCAATAAAACAAATAAATCCTCTTCACTAATTTCTTTCTTACGATCTGCTAATTTCTTAAACGCTACAAATGCTGCATTTAGTTTCTCATCAGTTAATTGGAAGCCCATTTCTGCTGCTCTAGAGAAGAATGCATGACGACCAGAGTGTTTTCCAAGAACTAGCTCGGTTGCTACATCACCGATTAAATCAGGTGTAATGATTTCATATGTTTCTGGATTTTTTAGCATGCCATCCTGGTGAATACCAGATTCATGAGCAAATGCATTTTTTCCGACAACAGCTTTGTTTGGCTGAATAACAACACCTGTAAGTTGACTTACTAGTTGGCTAGTACGCTTCGTTTCTTTCAATATAATCCCTGAATCGGCTTGGTAATAATCATTGCGAATATGTAGTGCAACAGCCACTTCCTCTAGTGCTGCATTACCTGCACGTTCACCGATACCATTAATCGTACCCTCAACTTGCGACGCTCCATTTTCAATTGCTGCTAAGGTATTGGCAACAGCCATCCCTAAGTCATCATGACAATGAGCAGATAATTTCACTTTTTCGATGCCTGTTACGTTTTCACTTAAGTATTTGAATAAAGCACCATATTCAATAGGAGTTGCATAGCCAACTGTATCTGGAATATTGATCGTT carries:
- a CDS encoding 2-isopropylmalate synthase, which encodes MRKIEIFDTTLRDGEQSAGINLNTKEKLEIARQLEKYGVSIIEAGFPASSPGDFEAVKLIADTVKNSVVTGLARSIKSDIETSWEALKGGVQPHLHTFIATSPIHMQYKLNKTPEQVIEIAVESVKLAKKYFPLVQWSAEDATRSDKDFLVRIMNEVIKAGATTINIPDTVGYATPIEYGALFKYLSENVTGIEKVKLSAHCHDDLGMAVANTLAAIENGASQVEGTINGIGERAGNAALEEVAVALHIRNDYYQADSGIILKETKRTSQLVSQLTGVVIQPNKAVVGKNAFAHESGIHQDGMLKNPETYEIITPDLIGDVATELVLGKHSGRHAFFSRAAEMGFQLTDEKLNAAFVAFKKLADRKKEISEEDLFVLLTDQQVKSGEVEVYELEELIIHYENNVPTSTITVKVPSGEKVVETCAGSGAVEAIFNTLEKIVKGEVRILDYRVSSVSKGRDALGEAVINLTFNGKTSSGRNASQDVLKASARAYINAINRQLVNVQIKEQAAVGQ